In Candidatus Sodalis pierantonius str. SOPE, one DNA window encodes the following:
- the aroA gene encoding 3-phosphoshikimate 1-carboxyvinyltransferase, whose product MQDSLTLNPIARVDGTLNLPGSKSVSNRALLLAAQAIGTTRLTNLLDSDDVRHMLTALGQLGVNYRLSADRRSCEIDGLGGPLRADDALTLFLGNAGTAMRPLTAALCLQAQDVTLTGEPRMKERPIGHLVDALRQGGAQIDYLEQEHYPPLRLRGGYQGGDITVDGSVSSQFLTALLMMAPLAPQDSRIRIKGELVSRPYIDITLALMKSFGITVRHDNYQVFYLTGNGVYRSPGDYLVEGDASSASYFLAAAAIRGGIVRVTGIGRHSVQGDIRFADVLGSMGATLRWGDDYIECSRATLHAIDMDMNHIPDAAMTIATTALFASGGTTTLRNIANWRVKETDRLTAMATELRKVGATVTEGEDYLSITPPTKLTAARIGTYNDHRMAMCFALVALSDTPVTILDPQCTHKTFPDFFARLAALSTPASSHSAI is encoded by the coding sequence ATGCAGGATTCCCTGACCTTAAATCCCATCGCGCGCGTCGATGGCACCCTCAATTTGCCGGGTTCCAAAAGCGTTTCCAATCGCGCCCTGTTGCTGGCGGCACAGGCCATCGGCACCACACGCCTGACCAACCTGCTCGACAGCGACGATGTCCGCCATATGCTGACGGCCCTGGGCCAGCTCGGCGTCAATTACCGCCTGTCGGCGGACCGCCGCAGCTGTGAAATTGACGGCCTCGGCGGCCCGCTGCGCGCGGATGATGCGCTGACGCTGTTTCTCGGCAACGCCGGCACCGCCATGCGCCCGCTGACCGCCGCGCTGTGCCTACAGGCGCAGGATGTGACGCTGACCGGCGAGCCGCGCATGAAAGAGCGGCCGATTGGCCATCTAGTGGACGCGCTGCGCCAGGGCGGGGCGCAAATTGATTATCTCGAACAAGAGCATTATCCGCCGCTGCGTTTACGCGGCGGCTATCAAGGCGGCGATATCACCGTCGACGGCAGCGTCTCCAGCCAGTTTCTCACCGCGCTATTGATGATGGCGCCGCTGGCGCCGCAGGACAGCCGCATCCGCATCAAGGGTGAACTGGTGTCCCGACCCTATATCGATATCACCCTGGCGTTAATGAAAAGCTTCGGAATTACGGTGCGCCACGATAATTACCAGGTGTTTTACCTCACCGGCAACGGCGTCTACCGTTCGCCGGGGGATTATCTGGTGGAAGGGGATGCCTCCAGCGCGTCCTATTTTCTGGCGGCGGCGGCGATCCGCGGCGGCATCGTGCGGGTCACCGGCATCGGCCGCCACAGCGTGCAGGGCGATATCCGCTTCGCCGATGTGCTGGGGAGCATGGGTGCCACCCTTCGCTGGGGCGACGACTACATCGAATGCAGCCGCGCTACGCTGCACGCTATTGATATGGACATGAATCACATCCCCGACGCGGCGATGACCATCGCCACCACCGCGCTGTTCGCCAGCGGCGGCACTACCACGTTACGCAATATCGCCAATTGGCGCGTCAAAGAGACCGACCGGCTGACGGCGATGGCCACCGAGCTGCGCAAAGTGGGCGCCACCGTCACCGAAGGGGAGGATTATCTGTCCATCACGCCGCCCACCAAACTGACCGCCGCCCGCATCGGTACCTATAACGACCACCGCATGGCGATGTGTTTCGCGCTGGTGGCGCTGTCCGATACGCCGGTGACGATTCTCGATCCGCAATGTACCCACAAGACCTTCCCGGACTTTTTTGCCCGACTGGCGGCGTTAAGCACGCCGGCCTCATCGCATTCGGCGATATGA
- the cmk gene encoding (d)CMP kinase has protein sequence MTVIAPVITIDGPSSAGKGTLCKALAEALQWHLLDSGAIYRVLALAALHHQVAIDSEEALVPLAAHLDVRFEVEQGQLTVVLEGEDVSQAIRNETVGNTASQIATFPRVREALLRRQRAFRAAPGLIADGRDMGTVVFPDAPVKIFLDASSEERAHRRMRQLQEKGFSVSFEHLLSEIKERDDRDRNRTVAPLVPAADALVLDSTRLTIDEVIAKALARARQILALS, from the coding sequence ATGACGGTTATAGCTCCGGTAATCACCATCGATGGACCGAGCAGTGCAGGGAAGGGGACGCTCTGCAAAGCGTTGGCGGAAGCGTTACAATGGCATTTACTGGATTCCGGCGCGATCTACCGGGTGTTGGCGCTGGCGGCCCTGCATCACCAGGTAGCCATCGACAGCGAGGAGGCGTTGGTGCCGCTCGCCGCTCATCTCGATGTCCGCTTCGAGGTTGAACAGGGTCAGTTGACAGTGGTGCTGGAGGGGGAAGACGTCAGCCAAGCCATTCGCAACGAGACCGTCGGCAATACCGCGTCGCAAATCGCCACGTTTCCGCGCGTGCGTGAAGCGCTGCTGCGGCGTCAGCGCGCATTTCGCGCCGCGCCGGGCCTCATCGCCGATGGCCGCGACATGGGAACCGTGGTATTTCCCGATGCGCCGGTAAAAATCTTTCTGGACGCGTCGTCGGAAGAAAGGGCGCACCGCCGCATGCGGCAGTTGCAGGAAAAGGGCTTTAGTGTTAGCTTTGAACACCTTTTATCCGAGATAAAAGAACGTGACGATCGCGATCGCAATCGCACGGTGGCGCCATTGGTGCCGGCGGCTGACGCGCTGGTGCTTGACTCCACCCGCCTGACTATCGATGAAGTGATAGCCAAAGCGCTGGCGCGCGCCAGGCAAATTCTGGCGCTATCGTAA
- the rpsA gene encoding 30S ribosomal protein S1 translates to MTESFAQLFEESLKEIETRPGSIVRGTVVSIAKGVVLVDAGLKSESAIPVEQFRNAQGELEIEVGDQVDVALDAVEDGFGETLLSREKAKRHEAWLMLEKAYEEAATVIGVINGKVKGGFTVELNGIRAFLPGSLVDVRPVRDTLHLEGKELEFKVIKLDQKRNNVVVSRRAVIESENSAERDQLLENLQEGMEVKGIVKNLTDYGAFVDLGGVDGLLHITDMAWKRVKHPSEIVNVGDEITVKVLKFDRERTRVSLGLKQLGEDPWVAIAKRYPEGTRLTGRVTNLTDYGCFVEIEEGVEGLVHVSEMDWTNKNIHPSKVVNVGDVVEVMVLDIDEERRRISLGLKQCKANPWQQFAETHNKGDRVEGKIKSITDFGIFIGLDGGIDGLVHLSDISWNVAGEEAVREYKKGDEIAAVVLQVDAERERISLGVKQLAEDPFNNYLSLNKKGAIVTGKVIAVDAKGATVELAGGVEGYLRASEASRDRVENATLVLNIGDDVEAKFTGVDRKNRVVSLSVCAKDEADEKEAISTVNNNQEEGNFSNAMAEAFKAATKGE, encoded by the coding sequence ATGACAGAATCTTTTGCTCAACTCTTTGAAGAATCCCTGAAAGAAATCGAAACCCGCCCGGGTTCCATCGTTCGCGGTACCGTTGTGTCCATCGCGAAAGGCGTGGTTCTGGTTGACGCCGGCCTGAAATCCGAATCTGCCATTCCTGTCGAGCAGTTCCGCAACGCCCAGGGCGAGCTGGAAATCGAAGTGGGCGATCAGGTTGACGTCGCTCTGGATGCAGTCGAAGACGGTTTCGGCGAAACGCTGCTGTCCCGTGAAAAAGCCAAGCGCCACGAAGCCTGGCTGATGCTGGAAAAAGCATACGAAGAAGCGGCCACCGTGATCGGCGTTATCAACGGGAAAGTCAAAGGCGGTTTCACCGTAGAACTGAACGGTATCCGTGCGTTCCTGCCGGGTTCTCTGGTCGACGTGCGTCCGGTTCGTGACACTCTGCATCTGGAAGGCAAAGAGCTTGAGTTTAAAGTGATCAAGCTGGATCAGAAACGCAACAACGTGGTGGTTTCCCGTCGTGCCGTTATTGAATCCGAAAACAGCGCCGAGCGCGATCAGCTGCTGGAAAACCTGCAGGAAGGCATGGAAGTCAAGGGTATCGTCAAGAACCTGACCGACTACGGCGCCTTCGTTGATCTGGGCGGCGTTGACGGCCTGCTGCACATTACCGATATGGCCTGGAAGCGCGTGAAGCATCCGAGCGAAATCGTGAATGTTGGCGACGAAATCACCGTTAAAGTACTGAAATTCGATCGTGAGCGTACCCGTGTCTCCCTGGGCCTGAAACAGCTGGGCGAAGATCCGTGGGTCGCTATCGCGAAACGCTACCCGGAAGGCACCCGCCTGACCGGCCGCGTGACCAACCTGACCGACTACGGCTGCTTCGTTGAAATCGAAGAAGGCGTTGAAGGCTTGGTGCACGTTTCCGAAATGGACTGGACCAACAAGAACATTCATCCGTCCAAAGTGGTTAACGTGGGCGACGTGGTGGAAGTTATGGTGCTGGACATCGACGAAGAGCGTCGTCGTATCTCCCTGGGCCTGAAGCAGTGCAAAGCCAATCCGTGGCAGCAGTTTGCTGAAACCCATAACAAGGGCGACCGCGTTGAAGGCAAAATCAAGTCGATCACCGACTTCGGTATCTTCATCGGCCTGGACGGCGGCATCGACGGCCTGGTTCATCTGTCCGACATATCTTGGAACGTGGCCGGCGAAGAAGCCGTGCGCGAATACAAGAAGGGTGACGAAATCGCGGCCGTGGTTCTGCAGGTTGATGCAGAGCGCGAGCGTATCTCCCTGGGCGTGAAGCAACTGGCTGAAGATCCGTTCAATAACTATTTGTCTTTGAACAAGAAAGGAGCTATTGTTACCGGTAAAGTCATAGCAGTTGACGCAAAAGGTGCTACAGTTGAATTAGCGGGTGGAGTGGAAGGTTATCTGCGCGCCTCTGAAGCTTCGCGCGACCGCGTGGAAAACGCTACGCTGGTCCTGAACATCGGCGACGATGTGGAAGCCAAATTCACCGGCGTCGATCGCAAAAATCGCGTTGTCAGCCTGTCCGTTTGTGCCAAGGACGAGGCGGACGAGAAAGAAGCTATCAGCACCGTGAACAACAACCAGGAAGAAGGCAACTTCTCCAACGCAATGGCTGAAGCCTTTAAAGCGGCGACCAAAGGCGAGTAA